In the Helicoverpa armigera isolate CAAS_96S chromosome 28, ASM3070526v1, whole genome shotgun sequence genome, one interval contains:
- the LOC135119016 gene encoding uncharacterized protein LOC135119016: MDSNINDREQEMSDSEGEYHREEIIVQAEIEENTLRPEKRDRSDEEEEWNLVNRKEKKLKMQKEKIEIYLSSQERMPKQFALAKLFKMSGIVDIDRVKYINSFKVRIEVDNEFSANKIEKCQAFIDRNWNIQRAMERSSSYGVIRDVDLDLSDEDILKCISCKKPAEIISVYRLKRRDPEGIGWQPSEAVQVCFKGSFIPQYVYVEGLRIKVTPYLFPVSQCSKCWKYGHLYKKCPSSKVVCPKCGGPHENCETETFRCVNCSGKHMALAKKSCPVFLKEKKIREIMNEFNCTYRKALSVYVPPSPVNVDNSSAEMQSHPNTRIVENTKMEMDYVFSDSPVHIPTFSEIVKAKTSIPVTKKKVSPVKSSVKQNRLNDVCEIDQISTTTTETTGQDKTDKIPSQEHKKKSIAMTVMVELQFWYTNQFNLAR; encoded by the exons ATGGATAGCAATATTAATGATCGGGAGCAAGAGATGTCAGATTCTGAAGGGGAGTATCACCGAGAAGAGATAATAGTACAAGCTGAAATAGAAGAGAATACATTAAGACCAGAGAAGCGAGACCGAAGTGATGAAGAGGAAGAATGGAATTTAGTAAATAGAAAGgagaagaaattaaaaatgcagAAGGAGAAAATCGAGATATATTTATCAAGCCAGGAAAGAATGCCTAAACAATTTGCGTTAgccaaattgtttaaaatgagTGGTATAGTGGATATAGAcagagtaaaatatataaattcctTTAAAGTGCGCATCGAGGTAGACAATGAGTTTAgcgcaaataaaattgagaaatgTCAAGCATTTATAGACAGGAACTGGAACATACAGAGGGCTATGGAAAGAAGCTCATCCTATGGGGTAATTAGGGATGTGGATTTAGATCTGTCGGATGAagatatattaaaatgtatatccTGTAAGAAGCCAGCTGAAATAATATCTGTATATCGGCTAAAACGCCGTGACCCGGAAGGAATAGGCTGGCAGCCGAGTGAAGCCGTCCAGGTTTGTTTCAAAGGTTCCTTTATACCACAATATGTGTACGTAGAAGGTTTGCGTATCAAGGTTACACCATACTTGTTTCCGGTATCGCAATGCTCCAAATGCTGGAAATATGGTCACTTGTACAAGAAATGTCCTTCTAGTAAAGTAGTTTGCCCGAAATGTGGTGGACCCCACGAGAACTGTGAAACAGAAACCTTTAGGTGTGTCAACTGCAGCGGTAAACATATGGCATTGGCTAAAAAATCTTGTccagtatttttaaaagaaaaaaagataagGGAGATTATGAACGAGTTCAACTGCACTTATAGAAAGGCACTATCGGTTTACGTTCCTCCGTCGCCAGTGAATGTCGACAACAGCAGTGCTGAGATGCAGTCGCACCCCAACACGCGTATTGTTGAGAACACTAAAATGGAAATGGATTATGTTTTCAGTGATTCCCCCGTTCATATTCCTACTTTTTCGGAAATTGTCAAGGCAAAGACTTCGATACCTGTTACAAAAAAGAAAGTCTCACCGGTCAAATCTTCTGTCAAACAAAATCGACTGAATGATGTGTGCGAAATAGATCAGATTTCGACGACCACGACAGAGACGACTGGCCAGGATAAGACGGATAAAATTCCCTCTCAGGAACATAaaaagaagtcg ATCGCGATGACGGTTATGGTGGAGTTGCAGTTCTGGTACACAAATCAATTCAATCTAGCCCGGTAA